One Longimicrobium sp. genomic region harbors:
- the tuf gene encoding elongation factor Tu (EF-Tu; promotes GTP-dependent binding of aminoacyl-tRNA to the A-site of ribosomes during protein biosynthesis; when the tRNA anticodon matches the mRNA codon, GTP hydrolysis results; the inactive EF-Tu-GDP leaves the ribosome and release of GDP is promoted by elongation factor Ts; many prokaryotes have two copies of the gene encoding EF-Tu), with the protein EMVMPGDNVQMTVELITPIAMEKELRFAIREGGRTVGAGVVTEIID; encoded by the coding sequence GAGATGGTGATGCCGGGCGACAACGTGCAGATGACGGTGGAGCTGATCACGCCCATCGCCATGGAGAAGGAGCTGCGCTTCGCCATCCGCGAGGGCGGCCGCACCGTGGGCGCCGGCGTCGTCACCGAGATCATCGACTGA
- the rpmG gene encoding 50S ribosomal protein L33 produces the protein MRDKVILACTECKERNYHLTKNKRKHPERLEYSKYCPRCNKHQPHRETK, from the coding sequence ATGCGCGACAAGGTCATCCTCGCCTGCACCGAGTGCAAGGAGAGGAACTACCACCTGACCAAGAACAAGCGGAAGCACCCCGAGCGGCTGGAGTACAGCAAGTACTGCCCGCGGTGCAACAAGCACCAGCCGCACCGCGAGACCAAGTAA
- the secE gene encoding preprotein translocase subunit SecE gives MAETTRTTVLDFFGEVGEQIRKVTWPDRDQLLNSTGVIVVFVIAVALIIFGMDRIIMAILNLVTSLFTG, from the coding sequence ATGGCAGAGACGACCCGTACCACCGTGCTGGACTTCTTCGGCGAAGTCGGCGAGCAGATCCGCAAGGTGACCTGGCCGGACCGCGACCAGCTGCTGAACTCCACCGGCGTGATCGTGGTGTTCGTGATCGCGGTGGCGCTCATCATCTTCGGGATGGACCGCATCATCATGGCCATCCTGAACCTGGTCACCTCGCTCTTCACGGGGTGA
- the nusG gene encoding transcription termination/antitermination protein NusG, which yields MGDARWYAIQSYSGHENKVQRLIQRRIDEEPGEAEQKQIQEVLVPTQEQVELRNGKRVTVTRKLYPGYVLVKMVYNQRTAHTISAIQGVLKFLGSGSEPQPLTDDELAKIFGQETEAPVAEEPQILIPFTSGQVVEVTDGPFKEFSGTVQEIDHDKGKVKVEVSLFGRPTSIELDYTQLRGF from the coding sequence ATGGGCGACGCCAGGTGGTACGCGATCCAGAGCTACTCGGGGCACGAGAACAAGGTCCAGCGGCTGATCCAGCGCCGGATCGACGAGGAGCCGGGCGAGGCGGAGCAGAAGCAGATCCAGGAAGTGCTGGTGCCCACCCAGGAGCAGGTGGAGCTGCGCAACGGGAAGCGGGTGACGGTGACCCGCAAGCTGTATCCCGGCTACGTGCTGGTGAAGATGGTGTACAACCAGCGCACCGCGCACACCATCTCGGCCATCCAGGGGGTGCTGAAGTTCCTGGGCTCGGGCTCCGAGCCCCAGCCGCTGACCGACGACGAGCTGGCCAAGATCTTCGGGCAGGAGACCGAGGCCCCGGTGGCCGAGGAGCCGCAGATCCTGATCCCCTTCACCAGCGGGCAGGTGGTGGAGGTGACCGACGGGCCGTTCAAGGAGTTCAGCGGCACGGTGCAGGAGATCGACCACGACAAGGGGAAGGTGAAGGTGGAGGTCAGCCTCTTCGGGCGCCCCACCTCCATCGAGCTCGACTACACCCAGCTCCGCGGGTTCTGA